AAAAGTTTTGAAACAACTTCCTTAAGTGCAAAAAAAGTATCCTCTAGAGAATTACCTGGAAGAATATCTCCTAAATCGGCAATTGAACTTTGCCAATTACCAGGATATAATTTGTACAATTCTTTTCGAATAAAAACTAAATTAACTTCTTCATAAGCATTAAAATCACCTCTGTTTTCTGGAACTCCAATGATTGCAATCTTAATTTTATCTACATCTGGGAAATCTTTATCTGTGTGGAAAGCAACTTTACTTCCTAGATTTTGACTAGATAAGCTTGCTACAAATTGTACAATTTCATTATCAACAGGTGATAGAAAATCGAATTCCATGTATTATTTCTTTTTAGCGGTTGCTTTTTTGGTTGTTGTCTTTTTAGCAGTTGTTTTCTTGGCAGGTGCTTTTTCTTCAATAATCTTTTTCACATCTTCTAAAGTAAATTTAGAAGCATCGATGTCTTTATTCAATTCAATCTTTAGCTTTCCTTTAAGAATTACCGATTTGCCCCAACGAGCTTTTTCAACCTTAATTCCTTCGGCTTCCCAGTTATGAATTACTTTATCGATGTCTTTTTGTAATTTTTCTTCAATCAATTCTGTGATGTCTGATTGTGATAAATTATCGAAGTTGTATTTCTTATTTACATTAATAAAGATGCCGTTCCATTTTAAGAATGGTCCGAAACGACCAACGCCTTTTTGCACATCCATACCTTTATAAGTAGCGATTGGCGCATCGGCTTTTGCTTTTTCGTTGATTAACTCTTGAGCACGTTCCATAGTTACATCTAATGGATCTTCGCCTTTTGGCAGTGAGATGAATTGTTTTCCGAAGCGAACATAAGGACCAAAACGACCGTTGTTTACTTCTACTTCTTCTCCTTTATATGTACCTAATTGTTTAGGCAATAAAAACAAATTCAATGCATCTTCTAAAGTAATAGTTCCAATATTTTGGTCGGCCATTAAACTAGCAAATTGTTTCTCTTCATCGTCAGCGTCACCAATTTGTGCCATTGGACCAAACTTTCCTAAACGAACTAACACCGTTTTTCCAGATTTTGGGTCAGTTCCTAGAATTCGTTCTCCGCTTTCTCTATCGGCGTTTTCTTCTACTTCGACAACATTTGGGTGGAATTTATCGTAGAACTCTTGCATCATTTTTGCCCAATCCACATTTCCTTCTGCGATTTCGTCGAAATCTTGCTCTACTTTGGCGGTGAAGTTATAGTCTAGAATGACTGAAAAGTTTTTGACCAAGAAATCATTTACGATAGAACCGATGTCTGTTGGAACTAATTTCCCTTTATCGGAACCTGTCATTTCTGAAAGAACCTGCGATTTAACTTCGTTACCTTTTAAAGTAAGTTGATTGTATTTACGCTCTGTTCCTTCGTTTGTTCCTTTTTCTACATAATTTCTACTGATGATGGTAGAAATTGTTGGCGCATAGGTTGATGGACGACCAATGCCTAATTCTTCTAATTTCTTTACTAAAGATGCTTCTGTGTAGCGACTTGGTGCTTGCGTGAAACGTTCTTTAGCGGTTATTAATGTATTGTTTAAGGCTTCGCCTACTTTTAAAGCTGGCAACATTCCTTCTTGTTCTTCTTCGTCGTCGTCATGACCTTCAAGATATACTTTAAGGAAACCTTCAAATTTTATTACTTCTCCCGATGCTTGGAACACTTCAGAATGGTTGTTTGCTTCAATTTTTACATTGGTACGCTCTAATTCTGCATCGCTCATTTGAGACGCCAATGTTCTTTTCCAGATTAAATCATATAAACGAGCTTGGTCTCTATCGATGTTCACGGTGTGTTGTGACATATCGGTAGGACGGATGGCTTCGTGCGCTTCCTGTGCACCTTTTGATTTTGAAGTAAAGGTTCTTGGTTTTGAGAACTCCTTTCCGTAAGATTTAATAATCTCTGCTTGAGCAGCCGACATGGCTTCTTGAGAAAGATTGACGCTATCGGTTCTCATATAGGTAATCAATCCGGCTTCGTAAAGGCGTTGTGCGATTTGCATCGTGATTCCTACCGGTAAATATAATTTACGTGCTGCTTCCTGTTGCAAGGTTGATGTTGTAAACGGAGCGGCTGGTGATTTTTTTGCTGGTTTTGTTTCTAAGTCTGCTACTTTATAATTGGAACCGATGCTTTTATTTAGAAAATCTTCAGCTTCTTTTTTGGTGGCAAAGTTTTTTGGCAATTTGGCTTTCACCACTTTTCCTGCGGCGTTAGTGAACTCAGCAGAAACAGCATAAGAACCTACTGGTTTGAAGTCTTGTATTTCTCTTTCACGTTCTACTATTAGACGTACAGAAACCGATTGAACTCTACCGGCAGACAAACCTCCTTTTACTTTCTTCCATAAAACTGGGGAAAGTTCGTAACCCACTAGCCTATCTAATACACGACGTGCCTGTTGTGCGTTTACCAAATTATAATCAATCTCGCGAGGATTATCGATGGCTTTTAGAATGGCGTTTTTAGTGATTTCGTGAAAAACAATACGTTTTGTTTTAGACTTATCCAATTTTAGTTCTTCCGCAAGATGCCAAGAAATGGCTTCTCCTTCGCGGTCTTCATCGGAAGCTAACCAAACCATATCGGCTGATTTAGATAAATCTTTGAGTTTCTTTACCAATGCTTTTTTATCTGAAGACACTTGGTATTTTGGCGTAAAACCATTTAGAACATCTACGCCTATTTCTTTGGACGGAAGGTCGGCTATGTGTCCGTAACTAGACTCGACCTGGAAGTCTTTGCCTAGAAATTTTTCTATGGTTTTTGCTTTTGCTGGTGACTCAACGATTACTAAATTCTTTGCCATTTGTCTGTAGTTTGTGTGGACAAATGTAATTGTTTTTTTTAAAAATCCGATTTATCGACACTTTTTAACGATTAAATGTAGAAAATAGTTGCTAGTTTAAAACCTTATATTTAGAAATAAAAAGTAAATAATATTTGAAAGCAATTTAACTTCAAAAGTAACTTAATTACAATTAAACATACAGACTTTAATTAATATAGAGAATGTAAAATACGCTATAAGTACGCTATAAATACGCTATAAATACGCTATAAGTATGCTATAAGTATGTTATAAATATAACTAATAATAAAATGTATATAGCCAAACAAAAACATTAACTAACAATCATACTAACTTAAAGGGTAATAAACATTTGATGTTTTTATATAAAATGACTATAAAATAAATCTTTTGTTAAACCTTATCTGCCATCTTGTCATATAAATAAATTTAGTATTATCTTTGCTACCCGATTTAATCGAAATTATTTTTATGGAAAAGGAATTAGACGAGAAGAAACAAGGCACGAGCTTGGTTTTGGAACAAAAGGCAGAAAACACCAAAAAACTTTTTATAGAAAGCTATGGTTGTGCGATGAATTTTTCGGACAGTGAGATTGTGGCTTCCATTTTGACCGAACAAGGTTATAACACTACGCAAAACCTGGAGGAAGCAGATTTGGTTTTGGTAAATACGTGTTCGATTAGAGACAAAGCTGAACAAACCGTTAGAAAACGTTTGGAGAAATATAACGCTATTAAACGCAGTATTAATCCAGGGATGAAAGTGGGCGTTTTGGGTTGTATGGCAGAACGATTGAAAGACCAATTTTTGGAACAAGAGAAGATTGTTGATATGGTTGTTGGTCCGGATGCGTATAAGGATTTGCCTAACTTGTTGAAGGAAGTGGATGAAGGAAGAGATGCCATCAATGTTATTTTATCGAAAGAGGAAACTTATGGTGATATTGCACCGGTTCGATTGAACAGTAATGGTGTGAATGCGTTTGTATCGATTACACGTGGTTGTGATAATATGTGTACCTTTTGTGTGGTACCGTTTACTCGTGGTAGAGAACGCAGCCGTGAACCACAAAGTATCTTAGAAGAAATCAAAGATTTGTGGGATAGAGGATTTAAGGAGATTTGTCTGCTAGGGCAAAATGTGGATAGTTATTTATGGTATGGCGGCGGACTGAAGAAAGATTTTGTGAAAGCCACCGAAATGCAAAAAGCTACTGCGGTTGATTTTGCTCAGTTGTTAGAACAATGTGCGATTGCGTTTCCTAAAATGCGTTTTCGTTTTTCGACTTCGAATCCACAGGATATGCATGAAGAAGTGCTTCATGTTATTGCTAAATATGATAATGTTTGTAATTATATTCATTTACCAGTTCAAAGTGGAAGCACGAGAATTTTAAAGGAAATGAACCGACAACATACTCGTGAGGAATACATGGAATTGGTAGACAAAATCAAAAGAATTATACCGGGTTGTTCGATTTCGCAGGATATGATATCGGGTTTTCCAACGGAGACGGAAGAAGATCATCAGGACACCTTGAGTTTGATGGAATATGTTGAGTATGATTTTGGGTATATGTTTGCGTATTCTGAACGTCCGGGAACTTTGGCAGCGCGAAAAATGGAAGATGATGTTCCGGAAGAAGTGAAGAAAAGACGTTTGCAAGATATCGTTGATTTGCAACAAGTGTTGAGCGAAAAAAGAACCAAACGTTTCTTAGGGCAAACCGTTGAAATATTGATTGAAAAAGAATCGAAGAAGTCAGATAAACACTGGAGCGGAAGAAATTCTGAAAATGTGGTTACGGTTTTCCCAAAAGAACATTATAAGCCAGGAGATTTTGTATTGGTAAAAGTTTCTGATTGCACTACAGCTACTCTAATTGGAGAAGCGGTTGGGTATTCGGAAATGCAAATTGTTTAATTAAAAATGGAATCAGTTCAAAGTATAAAACAACGATTTGAGATTATTGGGAATGATCCAAAACTCAATCGTGCTATTGAGAAAGCCATTCAGGTTGCTCCTACTGATATTTCGGTATTGGTTGTGGGCGAAAGCGGTGTTGGTAAGGAAAGTATTCCTAGAATTATCCATTCGCTTTCGCACAGAAAACACGGAAAATATATTGCGGTAAACTGTGGCGCCATTCCGGAAGGAACGATTGATAGTGAATTATTTGGTCATGAAAAAGGTGCTTTTACTGGTGCTACTTCAACCCGTGAAGGTTATTTTGAAGTGGCTGATGGTGGAACAATTTTCTTGGATGAAGTAGGCGAATTGCCTTTGACTACTCAGGTTCGTTTGTTGCGTGTTTTGGAAAATGGAGAGTTCATCAAAGTAGGTTCGTCGCAAGTTCAAAAAACCAATGTTCGTATTGTAGCGGCAACAAATGTAAATATGTTTGATGCCATTGAAAAAGGAAAGTTCCGAGAAGATTTGTATTACAGATTGAGTACGGTTGATATTCCTTTGCCACCGTTGCGAGACCGAAAAGACGATATTCATTTATTGTTTCGAAAGTTTGCCGCTGATTTTGCTCATAAATATAAAATGCCGCCGATAAAATTACGCGATGATGCAGTTGAATTTCTGCAAAAATACCGTTGGAGTGGGAATATTCGTCAGTTGCGAAATGTTGCCGAACAAATTTCGGTTTTAGAAACTAATAGAGATGTTAGTTTGGCTACTTTACAATCGTATTTACCAACCGAAAGTTCTACGTTACCTTCTGTTATTGGCGGAAAAAAATCAGAAAGTGATTTTGCTACCGAAAGAGACATTTTGTACAAAGTGCTTTTTGACATGAAAAGTGATTTGAATGATTTGAAGAAACTGACTTTGGAATTGATTAAAAACGGAACGAAAATTCAAGACATCAATCCGAGTTTAATTCAGAAAGTCTATGGTTCTAATGACAGTGAAATTTCGTTTGAAGAAGAACCACGAAGAAGTTCGTTGCCAATTCAAAGTCCGGTAATACAAGATAATTATCAAGATGATGAAGATCAAAATTTCCTTGACGCAGAAACGATTGAAGAAGAAGAAGTTTTAAAATTGGAACAAAAAGAAATAGAACTAATCAAAAAATCATTGGAACGTCATAACGGAAAACGAAAAGCTGCTGCCGATGAATTAGGTATTTCTGAACGAACACTTTATAGAAAAATAAAGCAGTTTGATTTGTAATCGTTAAAATTACAATAATTAAAAGTTCTAATTCCAATAATGCGTTTATATTTGATTTTTGAAAAATAAGACATGAAATTCACTAAATATATTTTACTCCTTTTTGTTGTATTGGTTATCAATAGCTGTTCGGTATATAATTTTACTGGAACCGGAAAAATTGATGCCAAAACTTTTCAAGTTAATTATTTTCAAAATAATGCCGAGTTGATTGAACCAGGAATTGAAAGAACTTTTACATTGCGTTTGCAAGATTTAATTCAGAATCAAACCAATTTGAATCTAACTAATTCGAATGGCGATTTGGTTTATGAAGGTGAAATTGTTCGTTATAATGTTACGCCAATGACTGCTACTGCAGATATTAGAGCAGCACAAAACCGATTGACAATTGCAGTAAATGTTCGATTTACTAATAAAAATAAAGAAGAAGATAATTTTGAAAAACAGTTTTCATTCTTTGATGACTTTCCAGCTGATACACCGTTGACTGGACAACAATTATCAAGATCTTTAGATGTGATTTTTGAGAGAATCACACAAGATATATTTAATGAGTCATTGGCAAAATGGTAGTTTTTGAAAAAAATGTATCTTTAAAATCTGAAAACAAAACACTTTGAATTTAACTGATTATACTTATTTACTTAACAAACCAGATGCTATCAATGAACGATATGCTGAATCTCTTGAAAAAGTGATGGAAGAATTTCCATATTTTCAGAGTGCTCGAGTTATGCGACTAAAACATCTGTATAATCAAGATAGTTACAAATACAACCAAGCTTTAAAGGTTTCGGCTGCTTATACAACTGATAGAAGCATGTTGTTTGATTTTATTACTTCAGATGATTTTGTGGCAGTTCAAAAAGGTTTATACGAAAGAAAATTACAAGAATTATTAAATATTCATGTTGTTGAAAGTGAAATTGTAGTTGTAAATAAAAGTCAATCAACTGCTAATCCGTTAGAGCAATCTATTTTGAGTTCTATTCAACAGTCAAATCCTGAAGAAAGTTTAGCAATTGAGAAATTAGAAATTGGAAAACCACTCGAATTTTCAAAAGATGAAAAACATTCCTTTGAAGAATGGCTACAATTGGCTCGATTTACACCTATAATTAGAGAAGAAAAAAAGGAAACAAACACACAACCTTTTTCGGAAGAGAAAAAGAAAAAATTGGATTTAATTGATAAATTTATTGAGTCAAATCCTAAAATTCCAGCAATTGACAGAGAAAAAACAATCCCTGTAAAAGAAAGCAAAGACGAGGACATATCTTACCTTATGACGGAAACATTGGCAAGAGTTTATTTGGAACAAAAAAAATATTCAAAAGCAATACAAGCCTATGAAATATTAATTTTGAAATATCCAGAAAAAAGTAGTTTCTTTGCAGACCGAATTTCAGATATAAAGATTTTACAACAAAATAATAATTAGTAATGAGTACATTTTCAATCTTTTTAGTATTAATCACAATCGTTTGTTTTTTACTAATCATAGTTATCATGGTTCAAAACCCAAAAGGTGGAGGACTTTCTTCTACTTTTGGAAGTTCATCACAAATGGGTGGTGTTCAAAAAACAACAGACTTTTTAGATAAAAGCACTTGGACATTGGCAACAATCTTAATCGTATTAATATTGTTATCAAGTTTAAGTTTTAGTGGTGCATTAGCTGATTCAAATTCAAAAATTATTGATGAAACTGAAAAAGCAGCTCCTGCAAAACCAGCAGAAACAAAAGCAGCTGAACCAGCAACAACTACTACAACTCCAGCTACACCAGCTGAAGAAAAAAAATAACCCTGAGTTATAAAAACATATATAATGCCAGCGCTGACATGCTGGCATTTTTTTTAGGAAAAAATGGCAGTTTCGATGGCTTGGCATAATTTCTGAAAAACAGAAAACATCAAAATAAATAAAATTTAAATACTATAGAATTATGGCATTAAACATTAAACCACTTTCAGACAGAGTAATTGTGGAACCAGCTGCTGCTGAAACACAAACTGCTTCTGGAATCATTATTCCAGATACTGCAAAAGAAAAACCACAAAAAGGAAATGTAGTGGCTGTTGGGAACGGAAAAAAAGACCACACTATGACCGTAAAAATTGGCGATACTGTTCTTTATGGAAAGTATGCTGGAACTGAATTAAAGTTCGAAGGAAAAGATTATCTTATCATGAGAGAAGATGATATCCTTGCAATAATCTAAAAGTTATAAGCTATAGGCAGTAAGCAATAAGCTAACATGAGAGATTTCAAAAAATATGATATTTGGCAATTAAGCCATTCTTTAACTTTAGAAGTTTATAAAGCAACTTCTAATTTCCCAAATGAAGAGTTGTATGGTTTAGTTAGCCAATTAAGAAGAGCTTCTTCATCCATTCCTACAAATATTAGTGAAGGTTGCGGAAGAAATAGTGACAAAGAATTTAATCAATTTCTCAACATAGCTTTAGGTTCTGCTAATGAAACAGAATACCTATTATTATTGTCTAAAGATTTAAATTACATATCAGAAGAGATTTTTTCTGATTTAGATTCCAAAACAAATACAATTAAAAGTAAAATATACAAATTAAAACAAAAATTAAACTAGCTTAAAGCATTTTGCTTAAAGCATAAAGCACAAACATAATGGCAAAAGATATAAAATTTGATATTGAAGCACGTGATGGATTAAAACGTGGTGTTGATGCATTGGCTAATGCAGTAAAAGTAACTTTAGGACCAAAAGGAAGAAATGTAATCATTTCAAAATCGTTTGGTGGACCAACGGTTACTAAAGATGGTGTTTCAGTTGCAAAAGAAGTAGAATTGAAAGATCCTTTAGAAAACATGGGTGCGCAAATGGTTAAAGAAGTTGCCTCAAAAACTAATGATTTAGCAGGTGATGGAACTACAACAGCAACCGTTTTAGCACAAGCAATAGTAAAAGAAGGGTTAAAAAACGTTGCTGCTGGTGCAAACCCAATGGATTTAAAACGTGGAATTGACAAAGCAGTAGAAGCTATTGTTGCTGATTTAGGCAAACAAGCCAAAGAAGTTGGAAGTTCATCTGATAAGATTAAACAAGTTGCCTCAATTTCAGCTAACAATGATGATGTTATTGGTGATTTAATTGCTACCGCATTTGGAAAAGTTGGTAAAGAAGGTGTAATTACTGTTGAAGAAGCAAAAGGAACTGATACTTACGTTGATGTTGTAGAAGGAATGCAATTTGACAGAGGTTATTTATCACCATACTTTGTTACTAATCCAGAGAAAATGAATGTTGAGCTTGAAAATCCATACATTTTATTGTATGATAAAAAAGTTTCTTCATTAAAAGAATTACTACCAGTTTTAGAACCAGTAGCACAATCAGGAAAACCGTTAGTGATTATAGCGGAAGATGTTGACGGTGAAGCATTATCAACATTGGTAGTAAATAAATTACGTGGTGCATTAAAGATTGCTGCGGTAAAAGCTCCAGGATTTGGCGATAGAAGAAAAGCTATGTTAGAAGATATTGCAATCCTAACTGGCGGAACTGTGATTTCTGAAGAAAGTGGTTATACTTTAGAAAACGCTACTTTAGACATGCTAGGAACAGCAGAAAAAGTAACTATTGATAAAGATAACACAACCGTTGTTAATGGTGCAGGAAGTGCTGATTTGATTAAAAACAGAGTAAATCAAATCAAAGCTCAAATGGAAACCACTACATCTGACTATGATAGAGAAAAATTGCAAGAGCGTTTAGCTAAATTAGCTGGTGGTGTTGCTGTTCTTTATGTTGGTGCCGCATCTGAAGTTGAGATGAAAGAGAAAAAAGACAGAGTTGACGATGCATTACATGCAACACGTGCTGCTGTGGAAGAAGGAATTGTCGCTGGTGGCGGCGTTGCATTATTAAGAGCTAAAAAAGCATTGGATAAAGTAAAAGCTGATAATGCAGATGAAGCAACAGGAATTCAAATTGTATCAAGAGCTATCGAATCTCCATTAAGAACAATTGTTGAAAATGCTGGATTAGAAGGTTCAGTTGTAGTTGCAAAAGTTGCTGAAGGAAAAGACAATTATGGCTACAATGCAAAAACAGATGAGTACGTTGATATGCTTAAAGCTGGAATTATTGATCCTAAAAAAGTAACTCGTGTAGCATTAGAAAACGCTGCTTCAGTTTCTGGAATGATACTTACAACCGAATGTGCATTAATTGACATTAAAGAAGAAAATGCTGGTGTAGGAATGCCAATGGGTGGAGGAATGCCAGGAATGATGTAAATCATGATTAAATAAAAAAACCGCCTCATTAGAGGCGGTTTTTTTATACTGCTTTCTTTTCTTTTTTAAACATTTTCAACAAAACAGGAACAGTTGAAACCAGAATAATTGCAATTATTATTTTCTCGATATGGTGTTTTAAATCCACATTAAATTTTTCTAAAAACAATCCATATAAGTAGTGTCCAGAAAAAATTAACACGAATGACCAAAGAAAAGAACTAACAACGTTATAAAACATGAATTTCTTTTTATCCATTGCTACTATACCTGCTACAATTGGTGCAAATGTTCTGAAAATAGGTAAAAAACGTGCAAAGATTATTGCTTTTCCACCATATTTTTCGAAGAAATCTTTTGACTGAATTAAATATTTTTTCTTAAACCAAAAACTATCTTCTTTTTTGTAAAGATAGTATCCGCTTTTAGAACCAAACCAATATCCAACCATATTCCCAATGATTCCGGCAATAGCCACTAAAGATGCTAAAATTAAAACACTCGTAAATTCGTTATCAAAATTGTAGAACTGATCTATTAATCCAGGATGTTCAATTCCTTTAAGATCAGTATATTTACAAGCATAAATTCCAGATAAAAAAAGCAAACTGTCACCTGGAAGAAAGAATCCAGCAAACAATCCTGTTTCAGCAAAAACAATAAACAACACAATCCAAAGTCCAACTTGGACACCACCAACCGACATATTTATGTAAAATTCAGGGTTTAGTAACTTAATCCATTCTGAAGTGTCCATAGTAAGATTTTAAATTTAAGAGCGTGAATTTAATGATATTTTTTTAGATTTCGTTTATAAATACTATTCGTTAACTATTCTTTAAATAAATCTAAATTTTGAATTAATGAAAGTGAAATAGTATGTCGCATTAAATTAGTTGGACTATTGGAAGTTATGTAATGATTCATATATCCTAACTCAAAACGAATGCTTTTTTGATAATTTATCCCTAAACCAATCAATAATCTATTTTGGTCAACAAATTTTGAGTTTACTTTATTGTCGGCAGTATTCAAAAAGACTTCGTTTTGTAATACAAGATAAATTTCTTCTTTTCCGGATTTTAAGTTAGTTAAATGAAATAAGTTTCTATTCAAATATCTAAATCTGTTTTGAAACTCCATTTCTCTTAACAAAGTATTATCAACATCTAACATTTCAACAAAACGTTGTTCTAATCTAAATCGATGCACCATTTCATTTTGTTTCCAGCTATGATTTAATTGGAATTGTTCCCAATATCTGTTTTCGTTTAAATAATCATCAGCCGTTTTATTATATGTTTTAACTAATGAAAATCCTCCAGCAAGTGATTTTTTGTTTGGTAAAAAATAGATTCCACCTACTCTATACAAATTTTGGATACTTTTACCTAAATCATTATCCATTCTAAATTGGGCTTCAATTTGATAACCCCATTTTTTTGATGCTTTATATTGACCTATATAAGCAAACCAAACTGCTTGGTCTTGTTTTGTTTTTTGTGAAAATCCAAAGAATGAAATTGAAATGAAAACTAAAATGAAAAACTTTTTCAATGGTATTGATTTAAATTAAAAACTCCTTACAAAAGTAAGGAGTTTAAATCATTTATTTTCTTTCATACATGCAACAACCGTGAAGTTTTTGATATTGCTCATCCATTGCTTTAACATCATTAGTATCATGACCAACTTCTGCTATTGCTTTTTGCACATCAAGAATTGAACATTTTTGCTCATTAATAATTAAATGAAGCATATGGTCATCAATATGCCATTCGGCACTTTTTACTCCCGAAACAGAA
The window above is part of the Flavobacterium sp. PMTSA4 genome. Proteins encoded here:
- a CDS encoding DUF2490 domain-containing protein translates to MKKFFILVFISISFFGFSQKTKQDQAVWFAYIGQYKASKKWGYQIEAQFRMDNDLGKSIQNLYRVGGIYFLPNKKSLAGGFSLVKTYNKTADDYLNENRYWEQFQLNHSWKQNEMVHRFRLEQRFVEMLDVDNTLLREMEFQNRFRYLNRNLFHLTNLKSGKEEIYLVLQNEVFLNTADNKVNSKFVDQNRLLIGLGINYQKSIRFELGYMNHYITSNSPTNLMRHTISLSLIQNLDLFKE
- a CDS encoding heavy-metal-associated domain-containing protein produces the protein MKNIIIGIMILLVSFSTQAQEKKNKNAKYNIEVNGNCEMCKKRIEDAAFSVSGVKSAEWHIDDHMLHLIINEQKCSILDVQKAIAEVGHDTNDVKAMDEQYQKLHGCCMYERK
- a CDS encoding DedA family protein; the encoded protein is MDTSEWIKLLNPEFYINMSVGGVQVGLWIVLFIVFAETGLFAGFFLPGDSLLFLSGIYACKYTDLKGIEHPGLIDQFYNFDNEFTSVLILASLVAIAGIIGNMVGYWFGSKSGYYLYKKEDSFWFKKKYLIQSKDFFEKYGGKAIIFARFLPIFRTFAPIVAGIVAMDKKKFMFYNVVSSFLWSFVLIFSGHYLYGLFLEKFNVDLKHHIEKIIIAIILVSTVPVLLKMFKKEKKAV